GAGCGGTTGTCGGTGTTTGTCGGGCCGTTCTCTCAAGAGGCGGCGTCCCAGGTGGTTGCCGAGTCCCAGTCCGAAGGCCCTGCGGTGGCGGCGATCCTCGATGATCTGGTGTGCAAGGGGCTGGTCACGGTCGATCACAGTGATTCGACGGATTCCTATCGGCTGCTCGAGATGACACGCGCCTACGCCCGGGAAAAACTGGCGGCCCGGGGTGACGCCGAAGTGAACTCGCTGGCCTTCAGGCATGCGGCGTATTACATGGATCTGCTGGGCCATCCCGGCAACTCGCCCGATGAGTTTTTCCGCAACTTTGCGCGCCTTGCCAGTCAGTTGGGCAACGTGCGCAGTGCGCTGGAGTGGAGCTTCGGGCCCCATGGCGATCCGGGCCTGGCGTTGCCCCTGGCAGCGGCGAGTGCACCCTTGTTTTTGCATTTTTCCTTGCTGGTCGAGTGCCGGACCTGGTGTGCCCGGGCCGTGGAACTGCTCGAGCTGGGATACTACGGCACGTCGACCGAAATGGAATTGCAGGCGGCGCTCGGGCTGGTGCTGATGTTCACTCAGGGCAACAGCGAAGCGGCCGAGAAAGCCTTGCTCCGGGCGCTGGACATCGCCGTTGCGCTGGCTGACCACGGGTCGCAGTTGAGGCTGCTTGGCCGCTTGCAGATTTTCTACGAACGCATTGGTGATTTCCCTTCTTCGCTGGCGTGGGCGGAGCAGGCAGCCGTGGTCGGCAACCTCCTGAATCAGCCGGCGGCCATCGCAATCGCTTCATCGCTGACCGGCATCTCCCATCATCTGCTGGGCGATCAGCGTCTGGCGCGCCAGGAGCTGGAACGCTCGCTGCGCAACAGTTTGCCGTCCCATCCCAGCCACACCATCTATTACGGCTTCGATCACCGCAATCGCACCGGGCTGGCACTGGCCCGTTCGTTGTGGTTGCAGGGCTTTCCCGATCAGGCCCGGCACTGGGCTGAACTGATAGAGGCCGAAGCGTCGGCGCTGCAGCATCCGGTCACCTACTGCATCGCCATGGTCTGGATTCTGTGCATCTACATCTGGACCGGCGATCTGGAGAAAGCGGCCGCCAGCCTTGAACGGTTCAGTGCCGTGGCCGAGACCAATGCCCTGGGCCCCTATATTGCCGCCGCCCATGGCTTGCGGGCGGCGATTGCGATCCGCGCCGAACAGCCCGGCGATGCGGTGCCGCTGCTGGAGGAAAGCCTGGCGCGGCTGCGTGGCATGCGCTACGAACTGCTCACGACATCGTTTGAAATCGCGCTGGCCGAGGGCCTGATTCTGGGTGGGCAATACGCGAACGCGCTGGTGCTGGTCGACGGCACCATCGATCACTGTCGTCAGAGCGGCGACGCCTTCGCGCTGCCGGAACTGCTGCGGATCAAGGCCGGAATTCTCAAGGAAATCGATGGCGAAAACGTTCAGGCCATCACGGCTCTTCTTGAGGCGTCCATCGCGCTGAGTCGCGATCAGGGAGCCTGGGCCTGGGAGTTGAGGACTTCGATGGATCTGGCCAGGCTCTGGCTGGAACAGGGAAGGGCGGAGCAGGCCAAGGCGTTGCTCGGCGCGTGTCGCGAGCAGGTCTCGGAGGGCTTCGACACCCTTGACCTGCGCCGGCTGGAAAACCTCTGGCAAAGCCTTCGCATCACGCAGGGGTGATCAGCGCCGCCATTTTCACCAGATCTGCCAGCGAACGGGCCTTCATCTTGCGCATGACCTTGCCCCGGTGGGCCTTCACCGTGATCTCGCTGATCTCGAGGTCTGCGGCGATCAACTTGTTCAGCCGACCACTGACCACCGCGGCCATGATTTCCTGTTCGCGGGGCGTCAGGGTCTTGTAGGCCTCCAGCACGGAACACAGGGCTTTTTCCCCCTCCAGAGCCGCACGGCTGCCTTCGAGCGCATCGCCCATGGCGGTCAGCAGCTCATCATCGTTGAACGGCTTGGTCAGAAACTCCACCGCACCGGCTTTCAAGGCCCGCACCGTGCGCGGAATGTCTCCGTACCCGGTGATGAAGATGATCGGCATGTTGTAGCGCTCGTCAGCCAGGTACGTCTGCAGATCCAGACCGTTCAGGTCAGGCAGGTTGATATCCAGTACCAGACAACTGGGTACCCGCGCGCGGGGCTCGGCGAGAAAATCCTGCGCGGATTCGAAGAGTCGTGGCTGCCAGCCGGCGCATCGGATCATCAGCTCCAGCGACTCGCGCACGGAGATGTCGTCATCCACAACGAACACCACAGGCGTGACATCACTCATCGGCAATGCTCCGTGGCGGGGGGACACTGTGTGATTCGAGTTCAACATGTCGATTCCTTTTCTTTACCGCTTCGCGTTCAGTCGAGGGGCAGGGCAGCGCTCAGGGCCTTGATCAGTTGCGCTTCACTGAAGGGCTTGAACAGACACTCCACCGCGCCGGTGTTCAACAGCTTTGCCTGTTGGCTGGCGTCGGCGTGAGCGGTGATGAAAATCACCGGAATGCGATAGCCGCGTCGCAGCAGTTCCTTGTGCAGATCCGGCCCGGACATGCCCGGCATGGCGACATCGAGAATCAGGCAATCGGTCAGGCCGAGATAAGGCGAGGCCAGAAACCCCTGCGCCGAGGCGAACGCCTGGACAGCGAATCCGAACTCCCTGATCAGGTCAGGCAACGATTCACGAACCGACTCGTCATCATCGACAACCGATACGAGCAAGTACTTACCCATCAGTGATTCTCCATGACGCGATCACAGGCCTCGCGGTTGTCGGCATTCGGGATTGAAAAGGCGAACGTCGCACCCGGACCGTCGTGAGCAGAGGCCCGGAGCTGCCCGTCGTGGTGTTCGATGATGGAGCGACTGATCGACAGACCGACCCCCATGCCCGAGCTTTTGGTGGTGTAGAAGGCATTGAAAATCCGTTCCATGTCCTGTGGATCGACCCCGGTGCCGCTGTCCTTTACCGCCAGATAAACGCTCCGGTCTTGTTCCTGGCCGGTGCTGACGATCAATTCTCTGGCGCGACCGGTGATGCTGCTCATGGCCTCGACGGCGTTCATGATCAGGTTGAGGATCACCTGTTGAAGCTGGACCCGGTCGCCCCTGACCGGCGGCAGGGCCTCGGCGAATCGAGGATGAAGCACCACGCCGTTGCGTTGCAGCTCGCCCAGCAGCATGGCAATGACTTCCCGTGCGGCGTCATTGAGGTCGACGTTTTCAATCGTGATGCTTTTTTTCGAGAACAACGCTCGCAAGCGATTGATCACATCGGCCGCGCGATTGCCGTCGCGAATGGTGCGGCGCGCGGTTTCCAGGGCTCCGTCGACATTCGGCGGATCGGCTCCGAGCATGCGCAGGCAGGTACTGGCGTTGGTGATGATACCGGCCAGCGGCTGATTGACCTCATGGGCAATGGACGCGGTGACCGCCCCCAGGCTGGCGACTCTGGCCAGATGCGTCAGTTCGGAACGGGCCTTGGCCAGAAAGGCTTCCGCCTGCTTGCGGTCTTCGATGTCGGTGTTTTCGCCATACCAGCGCACGATCCGGCCCGTCTCATCGCGCTGGGGGACGGCGCGGATCAGAAACCAGCGATAAATGCCGTCGAAGCGTTTCAGGCGAGCCTCGTACTCACCGGCATCGCCCGAGTGCAGAAGCGCCTGCCAGTAACCGCCCAGTCCGGGAGCGTCGTCGGGATGGATCGATGCCACCCAGCCATCGCCGCACGCCTCTTCGAGCGACATGCCGGTGTAATCGCACCACCGCCGGTTGACGAATCCGACACTGCCTTCGGGGGACGCGCTCCAGACGAACCCGGGAACGGCATCGATGATGCCGCGCAGGCGCTCCTCCGAGCTGCTGACCTCCGCGAGGGCTTTGGCGATCAAGACCTTGTCCCGTCGGCGCTCATCGATATCGACCTGCAACACGCACCAGCGAGTGATGGTGCCTTCGCTGTTCCTGACCGGCAGGCCGCGCACGTGAAACCAGCGATAGACACCGTCGGCGCGCCGAATCCGATGCTCGATATCGTAAGGTGTGCCGGTGCTGACCGAATGCATCCACGCCGCGCTGACCGATGGCAGATCGTCCGGGTGCAGGGTGTCGCTGGCCTGCCAGTTTTTCAGTTCATCGAGGGGGATGCCGATGTAGTCCAGGATTTGCCGGTTGACCTGCTCCAGCTCACCGGACGGTGTCATGAAGGCGACCATGGCCGGAATGCTGTCGATGATCGAGTCGGCCTCAGGCATTGGCAGGCCCCTGTCATTGACGTGGCCCGGACCGTCTTCGATGACGCGCTCCCGCTCGTTCGCCATGTCGATTCTCATTGTGCAGTCACCGTTGAACAAAGATGCGCCTTCTGATGGCACTCGCCCATCATACTTTGGTGTCGCTTTCCGCGAATATCGGCCGCCCTCACGCATTGCGATGCGCATCACAGACCGCCCGGGGCTTTTGTAAGCCACTGTATCTACGGCCCCTCAAGCCACACAAACATGCAAATGAGCCTGTTCGCGAAACTGCGCGGATACACCACCCGGCCACCCTTGGCGCTGGTTTCAACGTCTTCCGACGATTGAATGAAGACAACGTGACGTCCGCGCTCCTGCCACCCGAACGGCAGCAGGACAGGTCGTCCCTGTGGCAGGGCAGAACACAATGAAAGCAGTCGTGATCCAGGCCTTTGGCGGGCCCGAAGTCTTGACGGTGCAAGACATTCAACTGGCTGAACCGGGACCCGGACAAGTCCTGGTCAAGGTCATGGCGGCGGGTATCAATTTCATGGACACCGGTGTCCGTCGCGGCCTCGGCGCTGCCTGGGAGCTGCCGCTGACGCCGGGTGCGGAAGGCGCCGGTATCGTCCTGGCCACCGGCCCGCAGGTGACGGAGTTCGGTGTCGGTGACCGCGTAGCCTGGCATTACGTGCCGGGCAGCTACGCCGAACAGGTGATCGCCCCGGTCAGTCAGTTGGTGCCGTTGCCCGACGAGATCGACTTCAGCACCGCCGCCAGCCTGATGATGCAGGGTCTGACCGCCAGCAATCTGGTGGACAAGGTGCATGCGATCCAGCCGGGCGATGTGGCATTCGTGCACGCGGCGGCGGGGGGCGTGGGGCTGATGCTGACTCAGTTGATCAAACTGCGGGGCGGCAAGGTCATTGGCCGGGTGTCCCAGGCCGACAAGGTGGAGGCGGTGCTCGCGGCCGGGGCTGACTACGTAGTGATCGGGCGGGCGCACAACATTGCCGGACAGGTCATGCGCCTGACGGAGGGGCAGCGGGTGAGTGTGGTGTACGACGGCACAGGGGCGGAGGGCTTCGCCGAATCGTTGAGCCTGCTGGACCATTTCGGCACCCTGGCCTTGTACGGGCCGTTCATGGACCCGATCCCGCCGATCGATATCTTCAGCGTGCCGCGCAGTATCAAGCTGACGTATCCCTCGGTCATGCACTACGTGCGCAACCGCGAGCTCCTGCTGGAAAAGTCCCGGCAACTGTTCGCGTGGGTCAGCACCGGCAAACTGAAAACCTTCATCGGCCAGCGTTATTCACTGGACGGCGCGCAGCAGGCCCATCGCGATATCGAGTCGCGCAATACGACGGGCAAGCTGATCATTGTTCCTTAGTGCCACGCCAGATCAGCAGCGCTGCCAACAGCTGGCTGCCGGCGAAGAACGTGAACAGCTCTTGCGCGGTCCATCGGGCATCCAGCAGAAAACCGGCGACTATCGGCGAAATGATCGCCCCCAGGCGCCCCATCGCCAGCACCACGCCGACGCCGGTCGTACGGACTGACGTGCAGAACGCCTGAGGGGCCAGGACATACAGGGCGGCGACCGCACCGTTGAGCATCAGGCCAAGCGTGACGGCCACGAGCGCGGCCAGACCGGGCACGTGCGAGGCCGGCACCATCAGTGGCAGCAGGGCAGCGTTGAGCAGCAGGAAACCCGACGACAATCGCCGGCAGCCATACCGATTGGCCGCCAGTCCCAGTAACAGGGCGCCGAGCATGCCCCCCGACGCCAGCAGAACGCCGATCCGGGCGCCTTGCCGATCGGTAAAACCGTTGTGCACCAGAAGACTCGGGGTCCAGCTCATCACGAAGTAATAGCAGAACATCAACAGAAAGAGTGCCAGCGCCAGAGACGTGGTCTGTTGCCATTGACCGGACGAAAACGGTCGGCGGGCATTGTCTGGCGACGCTGGCGTGACAGGCCCACGGCGTTCAAGTGCCAGAAATGACGGCGACTCTCGCAGCCAGAAGACGCCCGCCAACGCTGCCGCCAGCGTGATACAGCCTCCCGCGAGAAAGACATACCGCCAGCCCATGAAATCATTCAATACGTGAGCCAGCACGCCGCCCAGGCTGGCGCCCATGGCGAAGGCGAGAGATTGCAACGCGATGGCCAGATTGCGCCGCTGCGCGCTGGCGTGCTCGAACGTCAGCACGTTCGCCCCTACCAGCACCGCCCCCGTGCCGATGCCGGTCAACAACCGCAAAAGCATCAATACGTGATGATCCTGGCTCCAGAACGACAGCAACATGCTCAGTCCGCCGAGCAGCAGGCCGGTGAGCAATAACGGCCTGCGCCCGAAGCGGTCGGCCCTGGGCGCGGCCAGCAGCGAACCGAGCGCCATCCCGACCAGGCTGGCGCTCAACAACAGGCCCGTTTGCGCGCCGTTCAACGTCCACTCCGCTGACACCCGGCTGGCGGTGAAGGCCATGGCCATCACGTCCAGACCGTCGATCACGTTGAACAGCATGCACAGCCCGATCACCCACCACTGCGAAGTGGTCGATGACGTGCCGCACGGGCGCTCGAGCGCTGTTTCCCCACGCATCCGCAATCCTTGTTCTGCCAGGTCATTCGAATGGGCCGGCTCGCCGAGCCGTATCCCCGCCGCATTTTGCCCGTTAACCGCTGCTGAATTCGAGCGCGATTTTGCGCGTCATACCAAGGTACCGACCGACACCATCGTGTAATCGCTGCGAGGGTGGCGGGGTGGTCTGATCCGATTGGCGATGCCTTTCGAATAATGACTACAAGGAGATCCAACATGGTTGCGGTTACGTGCGGTTCCACATGGCGCCATTGCCTGGCGTCAGCCATCAGAAGAGGGGCCCTGGGCCTTGCCGTGCTGGCAGGCAGCAGCGGCGCCTGGGCCACCAGCCCGACAACCGATCCGTCGCAAGCCATTCGCCCGTACCACGTTCATGTGGATGAAGCGAAATTGACTGATCTGCGCAAACGCATTGCCGACACCCGTTGGCCCGACAAGGAAACGGTCAACGACGTGTCCCAGGGTGTGCAACTGGCGCAGGTCGAGGCCCTGGTGAAGTACTGGGGCAGCGGTTACGACTGGCGCAAGGCAGAGGCGAAACTCAACGCCTTGCCGGAGTTCGTGACCACGATCGATGGCGTCGACATTCAGTTCATCCACGTGCGCTCACGCAACCCCAACGCGATGCCGCTGATCCTCACCCATGGCTGGCCGGGTTCGCAATTCGAGTTCCTCAAGACCATCGGCCCGCTGACCGATCCCGTGGCCTATGGCGGCAAAGTAGAGGACTCGTTCGATGTGGTGATTCCGTCGATTCCCGGTCACGGTTTTTCCGGCAAGCCGACCGAGCTCGGCTGGGGCCCGGATCGGGTGGCGAAGGCCTGGGATGTGCTGATGAAACGCCTGGGTTACACCCACTACGTGTCTCAGGGGGGCGACCACGGTTCGGTGATCTCTGATGCGCTGGGTCGTCTGGCACCGCCCGGTTTGCTGGGCATTCACTTGAACATGCCCGCCACCGTGCCACCGGAACTGGTCAAGCCGATCAATGGCGGAGACCCGGCTCCGGCAGGGCTGAGCGGCCCGGAACTGACGGCGTTCAACTCGCTCAGCAAGTTCTTCGGGCGCAACGCGGCCTATGGCGCAATGATGGTGACCCGGCCACAGACCATCGGTTATCTGCTGGCGGATTCGCCTGCCGGCACGGCGGCGTGGATGTATGAAAAATTCGCCGCCTGGACCGACAGCGACGGTCAGCCCGAGAAGGTGCTGAGCCGCGATGAAATGCTCGACGACATCAGCCTGTACTGGCTGACAGACAGCGGCGCCTCGTCCTCCCGTTTCTACTGGGAGAACAACAACAATAACTTCAGTGCCGCCGCGCAAAAGACCGCGGACATCAAGGTGCCGGTGGCGATCACCGTGTTCCCCCACGAAATCTAC
This genomic window from Pseudomonas kribbensis contains:
- a CDS encoding response regulator — translated: MGKYLLVSVVDDDESVRESLPDLIREFGFAVQAFASAQGFLASPYLGLTDCLILDVAMPGMSGPDLHKELLRRGYRIPVIFITAHADASQQAKLLNTGAVECLFKPFSEAQLIKALSAALPLD
- a CDS encoding PAS domain-containing sensor histidine kinase; its protein translation is MANERERVIEDGPGHVNDRGLPMPEADSIIDSIPAMVAFMTPSGELEQVNRQILDYIGIPLDELKNWQASDTLHPDDLPSVSAAWMHSVSTGTPYDIEHRIRRADGVYRWFHVRGLPVRNSEGTITRWCVLQVDIDERRRDKVLIAKALAEVSSSEERLRGIIDAVPGFVWSASPEGSVGFVNRRWCDYTGMSLEEACGDGWVASIHPDDAPGLGGYWQALLHSGDAGEYEARLKRFDGIYRWFLIRAVPQRDETGRIVRWYGENTDIEDRKQAEAFLAKARSELTHLARVASLGAVTASIAHEVNQPLAGIITNASTCLRMLGADPPNVDGALETARRTIRDGNRAADVINRLRALFSKKSITIENVDLNDAAREVIAMLLGELQRNGVVLHPRFAEALPPVRGDRVQLQQVILNLIMNAVEAMSSITGRARELIVSTGQEQDRSVYLAVKDSGTGVDPQDMERIFNAFYTTKSSGMGVGLSISRSIIEHHDGQLRASAHDGPGATFAFSIPNADNREACDRVMENH
- a CDS encoding epoxide hydrolase family protein, which translates into the protein MVAVTCGSTWRHCLASAIRRGALGLAVLAGSSGAWATSPTTDPSQAIRPYHVHVDEAKLTDLRKRIADTRWPDKETVNDVSQGVQLAQVEALVKYWGSGYDWRKAEAKLNALPEFVTTIDGVDIQFIHVRSRNPNAMPLILTHGWPGSQFEFLKTIGPLTDPVAYGGKVEDSFDVVIPSIPGHGFSGKPTELGWGPDRVAKAWDVLMKRLGYTHYVSQGGDHGSVISDALGRLAPPGLLGIHLNMPATVPPELVKPINGGDPAPAGLSGPELTAFNSLSKFFGRNAAYGAMMVTRPQTIGYLLADSPAGTAAWMYEKFAAWTDSDGQPEKVLSRDEMLDDISLYWLTDSGASSSRFYWENNNNNFSAAAQKTADIKVPVAITVFPHEIYRAPKVWSQRAYPSLAYFSEVSKGGHFAAWEQPQLFSEELREAFRPLRAAVQKTTAQAAR
- a CDS encoding quinone oxidoreductase family protein, which encodes MKAVVIQAFGGPEVLTVQDIQLAEPGPGQVLVKVMAAGINFMDTGVRRGLGAAWELPLTPGAEGAGIVLATGPQVTEFGVGDRVAWHYVPGSYAEQVIAPVSQLVPLPDEIDFSTAASLMMQGLTASNLVDKVHAIQPGDVAFVHAAAGGVGLMLTQLIKLRGGKVIGRVSQADKVEAVLAAGADYVVIGRAHNIAGQVMRLTEGQRVSVVYDGTGAEGFAESLSLLDHFGTLALYGPFMDPIPPIDIFSVPRSIKLTYPSVMHYVRNRELLLEKSRQLFAWVSTGKLKTFIGQRYSLDGAQQAHRDIESRNTTGKLIIVP
- a CDS encoding ATP-binding protein, with translation MESIPDALHESLMTRFVFGPFCVVPGKRLLTRNGVAVEIGGRALDLLIALLEQPGRVLSKYDLIEKVWPDSVVAEGSLRFHMTGLRRILGDGEEHARYIATQVGVGYAFVAPLERQLSGVQPTPTETGHLRAACSLPPRAKLIGRETDLQLVVDHLQQPRLFTLVGPGGVGKTSLAIEVAHRIAAQGYERVCFVDLAQVEDSTLVPSALARSLEIAVQAEDPMFVLLAHLREQRLMLVIDNCEHLIDAVSTLLEQISDSAPDVGILATSREPLRVRGEYVHWLNPLEFPREPRHLSTQELLAFAAIKLFVERASSSNAALLLEADGGQMIADICQRLEGMALPIELAAMRVASHGLKATHALLGERFSLGWSGRRTAVPRHQTLRSMLDWSYDLLSAPERLALERLSVFVGPFSQEAASQVVAESQSEGPAVAAILDDLVCKGLVTVDHSDSTDSYRLLEMTRAYAREKLAARGDAEVNSLAFRHAAYYMDLLGHPGNSPDEFFRNFARLASQLGNVRSALEWSFGPHGDPGLALPLAAASAPLFLHFSLLVECRTWCARAVELLELGYYGTSTEMELQAALGLVLMFTQGNSEAAEKALLRALDIAVALADHGSQLRLLGRLQIFYERIGDFPSSLAWAEQAAVVGNLLNQPAAIAIASSLTGISHHLLGDQRLARQELERSLRNSLPSHPSHTIYYGFDHRNRTGLALARSLWLQGFPDQARHWAELIEAEASALQHPVTYCIAMVWILCIYIWTGDLEKAAASLERFSAVAETNALGPYIAAAHGLRAAIAIRAEQPGDAVPLLEESLARLRGMRYELLTTSFEIALAEGLILGGQYANALVLVDGTIDHCRQSGDAFALPELLRIKAGILKEIDGENVQAITALLEASIALSRDQGAWAWELRTSMDLARLWLEQGRAEQAKALLGACREQVSEGFDTLDLRRLENLWQSLRITQG
- a CDS encoding response regulator transcription factor; protein product: MSDVTPVVFVVDDDISVRESLELMIRCAGWQPRLFESAQDFLAEPRARVPSCLVLDINLPDLNGLDLQTYLADERYNMPIIFITGYGDIPRTVRALKAGAVEFLTKPFNDDELLTAMGDALEGSRAALEGEKALCSVLEAYKTLTPREQEIMAAVVSGRLNKLIAADLEISEITVKAHRGKVMRKMKARSLADLVKMAALITPA
- a CDS encoding MFS transporter, which produces MRGETALERPCGTSSTTSQWWVIGLCMLFNVIDGLDVMAMAFTASRVSAEWTLNGAQTGLLLSASLVGMALGSLLAAPRADRFGRRPLLLTGLLLGGLSMLLSFWSQDHHVLMLLRLLTGIGTGAVLVGANVLTFEHASAQRRNLAIALQSLAFAMGASLGGVLAHVLNDFMGWRYVFLAGGCITLAAALAGVFWLRESPSFLALERRGPVTPASPDNARRPFSSGQWQQTTSLALALFLLMFCYYFVMSWTPSLLVHNGFTDRQGARIGVLLASGGMLGALLLGLAANRYGCRRLSSGFLLLNAALLPLMVPASHVPGLAALVAVTLGLMLNGAVAALYVLAPQAFCTSVRTTGVGVVLAMGRLGAIISPIVAGFLLDARWTAQELFTFFAGSQLLAALLIWRGTKEQ